In Aedes albopictus strain Foshan chromosome 3, AalbF5, whole genome shotgun sequence, the following are encoded in one genomic region:
- the LOC134291253 gene encoding LOW QUALITY PROTEIN: NADH dehydrogenase [ubiquinone] iron-sulfur protein 4, mitochondrial-like (The sequence of the model RefSeq protein was modified relative to this genomic sequence to represent the inferred CDS: inserted 1 base in 1 codon; substituted 1 base at 1 genomic stop codon), with protein sequence MLPKKVFHLIRPEATHKSGLFRRFSDSRMSPILLSLSRAVTTQWTTASFSTLFMALKDSRQQKEAPIVVDTKLVIADEVELREREKQAGTIAVPTKADLSTIAGIPEEHVKERRVHIFLPAKNGMQSGTDNLDHWSIEFDNRERWENPLMGWSSTGDPRSNMSVXFGSEDXNHCERNGWRWFVGNPEVLKKLRVKNYAVNFAWNKRIRVSTK encoded by the exons atgttaccaaaaaaggTTTTCCATCTGATTCGGCCAGAAGCAACACATAAATCGGGTTTATTCCGACGGTTTTCCGATAGTAGAATGAGTCCAATCCTTCTATCGTTGTCCCGCGCGGTGACTACGCAATGGACGACGGCATCGTTTTCCACCTTGTTTATGGCGCTGAAGGATTCCCGTCAGCAGAAGGAAGCCCCCATCGTCGTCGATACCAAGCTGGTTATTGCCGACGAGGTAGAGCTCCGCGAGCGGGAGAAGCAGGCAGGCACCATTGCCGTTCCTACCAAGGCCGATCTGAGTACGATTGCCGGCATCCCGGAGGAGCACGTTAAGGAACGTCGCGTGCACATCTTCCTGCCAGCCAAAAATGGCATGCAAAGCGGAACGGACAATCTGGACCACTGGAGCATTGAGTTTGACAACCGCGAGCGCTGGGAGAACCCCCTAATGGGGTGGTCGTCGACTGGTGATCCACGTTCGAACATGAGTGTGTAATTCGGATCGGAGG CCAACCATTGCGAACGGAACGGATGGAGATGGTTTGTCGGTAATCCTGAAGTGTTAAAGAAGCTTCGCGTCAAGAACTACGCTGTCAACTTTGCATGGAACAAGCGTATCCGTGTGTCAACCAAGTAA
- the LOC134283965 gene encoding myotubularin-related protein DDB_G0290005-like has translation MDKDNDNNNINGKGAENPFARSGLARSPTEQNQQMQQQQLEQQEREQELHEQQKRVQELCDQQQREQEQNEKLQQRQLRSAWNVLPKQSKVEAAKTVADELREFVDKRHNVHKDIKDLVARIQGSLGSAIKDWRRLMQRAEAELAATKNALAAAVLQQAKTGTAPGRGTKTKGKPLGMDSTPAFTPKRTRSSPGDERLAAPKKQKNADARPTNEVISGGKGDSPWREVRNRKDRNKKDSAKTQKPIRRRKKGEAVIVKTSEDTYADVLRAMRTDPQLKEFGDDVQKIRRTQAGDMIFELKRDSKNRSSAYKELTERVMSEKVHVKAMCPEATLQCKDLDQITTEEEVRLAMRDQCNLEGVEMTVRLRRGPFGTQAASIKLPVDAANKAMTIGKIKD, from the coding sequence ATGGATAAagataacgacaacaacaacataaACGGCAAAGGTGCGGAGAATCCGTTCGCAAGAAGCGGTCTGGCGAGGTCGCCGACAGAACAGAACCAGCAGATGCAACAACAGCAGCTGGAGCAACAGGAGCGGGAACAAGAGCTGCACGAGCAGCAGAAGCGAGTGCAGGAGCTGTGTGACCAACAGCAGCGCGAACAAGAACAGAACGAGAAGCTGCAGCAACGGCAGCTGCGAAGCGCATGGAATGTGCTTCCAAAACAATCAAAGGTAGAAGCTGCGAAAACTGTAGCGGACGAACTCCGTGAGTTCGTTGACAAAaggcacaacgtgcacaaggatatCAAGGACCTCGTTGCAAGGATCCAAGGTAGCCTTGGGTCAGCCATCAAAGACTGGAGAAGGCTGATGCAGAGAGCGGAAGCCGAGTTGGCGGCGACTAAGAACGCCCTGGCAGCAGCGGTACTACAACAGGCGAAAACCGGAACAGCCCCCGGTAGAGGTACCAAGACGAAAGGAAAGCCATTGGGGATGGATAGCACACCAGCATTCACCCCAAAGAGAACCAGATCATCACCTGGAGATGAAAGGCTCGCAGCacccaaaaaacaaaagaatgcgGATGCAAGACCGACGAACGAAGTGATTAGCGGCGGAAAAGGTGATTCCCCCTGGCGCGAGGTCCGGAACAGGAAGGACAGAAACAAAAAGGATAGCGCTAAAACGCAAAAACCTATCAGGAGGAGGAAGAAAGGTGAAGCGGTCATCGTAAAAACCAGCGAAGACACGTACGCCGACGTCTTGCGGGCCATGAGAACGGATCCGCAACTCAAGGAGTTTGGTGATGACGTCCAGAAGATCAGACGAACCCAGGCAGGAGACATGATCTTCGAGTTGAAAAGAGACTCGAAAAACAGAAGCTCAGCGTATAAAGAGCTTACAGAGAGAGTAATGAGCGAAAAAGTGCACGTGAAAGCCATGTGTCCCGAAGCGACGCTCCAATGCAAGGATTTGGACCAGATCACCACCGAGGAGGAAGTGAGACTCGCCATGAGGGATCAATGTAACCTGGAAGGCGTGGAAATGACGGTACGCTTGAGAAGAGGACCGTTTGGAACGCAGGCAGCGTCGATAAAGCTTCCAGTAGACGCAGCCAACAAAGCGATGACAATCGGCAAAATCAAA